In Nostoc piscinale CENA21, the genomic stretch AACAAATGATAATCTAAAAATTACATTGCAATCAGCAGAACATATTTTAAATAAAAAAGAAATTCCTCAGTTGCCTAAAGCTTTAAAAAATATCTCGATTTTTTCTCCACTTTCTCAAGTATCGAAATCTACATCATCTGCGACCATAGATAAAATAAATTCGCCGAAAGTTACTCAGACTCTTTCTCACTCTTATAATCCTAATTACAAAATTCAAAAAAAATCAGCACAAGAAATACCAAATTCATGGTCAAATATTGCAGAATTATTTAGTGAAATTCAAGCTAATAGTATTAGCCCACAAACTATTATACAAACGCTCAGAGAAAATAAACAATCTTACAATAACTCAAAATCTGTAAGACAAATGAGAAATCTAGATAAGGCTGATTTTCCAAACAATGAAAATTCTATTCAATTTATCCAAGCCAGTTATGAAACCTTCAATTCAGCCGATTCTGTTCAACAAGATAAAAATAATTCATTAACTAATGAAGATTCTACTGCAAAAGAAGAATTGGAAAATTTGGATACTCTTGCACGTGAAATATACAAAATGCTGAAACAGCGTTTAGATATAGAAAGAGAACGCCGAGGAAGTAATTATTCCGGGCGTTTACCTTGGTAAATTTATCTCAGGAGTCAATTTTTAAATCATGATGCTGACAAAGAGTTTTGAGTTTTTCTTTGATGAGCGATCGCACATTTTCTGGCGATACAATCACACAATCTAGTGCATATTGCATTACTTATCGAATAAACCAAAATGTACTAGAGACACGCTTAACAACTCGCCGTACTTTTTGGGTATCTGACCAATAGATAGTATCTTTTACTTCCATAACAAAACCGTATTTATAACCCACTATTGGAATCAATGATAGAGACTCTTCCCTTGGTTTTTTTATCTGTAGATATTTAATTAATAGTACTTTTGTACACTAAGGTTACATCCAAATCCACCCAAAATACCCAAAACTACCCGAAATGGTTGTATATTTTTAGTACAAAAATACTATAAAAAGAACTGTCCTATAAATAAAGAAAACCCTCGTAAGTCTTAGCTCACAAGAGTTTCACTTTCTAAGCGGGCGGCGGGAATCGAACCCGCATTAATAGCTTGGAAGGCTATAGTTTTACCACTAAACTACGCCCGCAAATTTCCAACCTAATTATCATAACACTATTTTAAAGAAAATCCAAATATTTAATTAGAATTAACCGATTGAATTGTAATTCTGACAAACAGATTACTCAATTCTGGTTTGCTGCCATCTTGATTGTAGGCGGGGGTAAACTTCTCGTTGCTGAAAAGTTCGTTGATTGCTTGTTGGTAGAGATTTTTTTTCGCCTTGGAGGTTGGCGGGTTGTATTTCTAAGACTCTAGCTTCTTGAAAGTTACCATTTTGATCAATTACCAAACTGGCTAAAAGTTGTGCTGGTGCAAGTCCCTGTTCACCATTGCGAGAATTTACGGCTAATGTTTTAATACTGATTCCCTGATATTGAGCCAGAACATCAGGTAAATCTTGGCTGAGTTGACGCATTTCCTGATCAGCTAAAGGCACTATTTTTACACTCAAGCCAGCTTGTGTAGAAGTATTAAAATTTGTGTTTGCAGGAGTGGGAGAAGTCTGGGGATTTTTTTGAGTCGGGGTCTCAGAAGTTGTACCTGTAGAATTTGGAGAGGGATTTCCGGTGGAAATAGGAGGATTTTTCTTTGTTTCTGTGGTGGAATTGCTTGGTTGATCAGTAGGAAGACTACTGGGTAATTGTCTTCCTTTTCCCAGAACGATTTGTTGGCGACGATTCCAAGGAAGATTACCAACGGGAACTGCCTGTGTAGGTGTGGGCTGTGGCGTAGATTTAGTTAAGTCAGGTGTAAAACTGGGTTGCGGTGTCGTTTGTGGTGTGGGTTTTGGCTGAGAAACTGATTTTTTGACTGATGGTTTAGTGTTTTTTGGCGGAACCGCAGCTTCCCTTTGATTCAAAATGCTGGTTTTTGTATCTTGATTTCTGGGTGTAGTTTTTGCTGTTTCAGTTCTGGCTACAGATTTTGGTGATGAGTTGTTTGGTTTGGGTGAGACTGTCGTCTTAGGTAATGTTGATTTGGCTGCGGGAGAAATTTCCACAACCTCTATAGGAACAATAGCTTGGCTTGGCGGTGGAAACCACAGTCCCAAAGCATCAGACGATCGCATCAGCCAGAAAACCAACAAATGTAGGGAAACTGAACTCAGAGCGACAAATATCCATAAACTGGGAGGATCGCTATGTCGTCGCCAAATTTTGGGCGGAATAGGAGTTTTGTCTGCAACAGGCGTTGTCATATCACCAAAGCCAAATATAATCCAAAGTCTTCAGCAAAGCTTAAGGACTCCGTTTGGATCTTAGCGATTAACTACTAAATCTGGCGAAACTGCAAAAGTCAGGACAGTTTCATCAACTCCTTTGAGTTTTAATGGGCTACCTTTGGTGATTTCTTCATCCTGTAAATAATCTGCCACAGCCGCCGAAACTAAAATCGTACCGGGAACAGCAGCTGCTTGCAATCGGGCGGCAATATTCACACTTGGCCCAATTGCAGTATAGTCAGCGCGTTCGGCGCTACCAAACATCCCGACAACAGCTGTACCTTGGTGAATTCCACAGCGAAACTGTACGCCAGAACGTCCATCACTTTCAAATACACCTTGGTCTCGCCAACGCTGGTTTAACTGTTCCAGTGAACGGTGCATTCCTCTAGCAGTGTTGACAGCGCGACGTACCTGTTCATTCGGAGTGAGTTCTTCTGGCGCTCCATACAAAGCTAAAATTGCATCTCCCATGAATTTATCTACAGTCCCGCCATTGTCAAACACAACTTTGGTCATACATTCTAAATATTCATTCAGTAATTCTGCCACCCGGCGAGACCTGAGAGTGTTGGCTAACTGAGTAAACCCTACAATGTCACTAAACAAAACTGTAATTAACCGTGGTTCAGGACGTAAATCCAAAGTTAAATCCCCGGCGGCGGCTTTCTGCACCAATACACTGGGCAGAAATCGCTTGAGAACTGATTCTGTCAGATAAGTATTTAGTTCCAAAACCCGTCGTTCATTTTCCTTCAAAGCCAAGAGATTTCTGACTTCTGCCAGCAGTTCTCGGTCGTTAAATGGTTTGGCTAAATAAGCATCTGCACCATGTTCTGTACTTTCAATACGAGTTTCTTCGTCTACTTTAGCGGTGAGCAAAATGATGGGGATTCCTTTTAATTTCTCATCAGAGCGAATCATCCGAATCATTTCTAGCCCTGTCACCAAAGGCATCATCAAGTCTGTAACAATTAAGCTGGGAACAATTTCTTGAACTACACCAAACCCTTCATAACCATTACGCGCTGTGTGGACTTGATAGCCGTTGCGCCGAATAATATCAGATACGTAGGTTCGTAAATCTGGGTTATCGTCAACAACTAAAATCGAGTGACGACTATTCTCCTGTGTGCTGGAGTCTGCCACCACCGGATAGTGATTGACTGCTGAATTCTGATTTAGCAACACAGCTGATACATCTTTTGTGATGTGTTCCAATTTTTCGGCTGTTGGTTCTATCAGTTCCAAATCAGCTAATTCCACAGTGGCACGACTGGTATTCAATTCAGCTGGTGTTTCTAATACTTGATTAATTGGTAAGTGTTCATGACCAGTCAGTAACCACAATGTAAAAATAGTTCCTTCACCGTACACTGAATCTACAGTGATTTTACCGCCATGCAGTTCTACCAATTCTTTGACTAAGGCCAACCCCAGTCCACTGCCTTCATAAGAACGGTTTTCTGAGCCTTCAGCTTGGCGGAATCGCTCAAATAACATCGGAATCTGCTCTTGAATAATGCCAATTCCTGTGTCTTGGACTTGCAGGATGCAGTATTCGTTGTGATGTTGGAGTGTAACGCTGATTGTGCCATCTTCAGGCGTAAACTTCATGGCATTTGACAGTAGGTTGTAAACCACTTTGTCAAATTTTTCCATATCTAAGTAAACCTTGGGACATGCACCAAAATCAGTGGCTAGATGTAGTTGTTTTTTCTCACAGTAAGGCCGAAATGACTCGACAATTTGGCTGACGAATTCGACTAAATCACAGGGACGAAAACTCGGCTGCATTCGGCCTGCGTCTAAGCGTTGTAAGTCGAGTAATTGGTTGACTAGTCGCAGCAGACGGCGAGAGTTACGTAGGGCGATCGCACTTTGGCCATGAGATAATCCTTCACCCGCCGCTACTGCCGATTCTAACGGCCCTTGAATTAAAGTAATTGGCGTGCGGAATTCGTGGGAGATGTTTTGGAAAAACTCGGTTTTTTGTTTATCTAATTCCAATAAACGCTCGGCTTGTTCACGGGTTTTCTGATAGAGGCGTGACTGCTGTACGGCGATCGCGGCTTGCGCGGCTACTGCTTTAGCCAGTTCAATATCAGATGATAGCCACTGCCGGATTTTTCGCCCTTCCCGTAAGGTAATACTACCAATACATTTGCCATCAGCTAACAAAGGCACGACCATCAGCGATCGGGCTGGCTTTTTCACAGGCAAATCCAAACCCTTCAATTCCAAGGGACAGACACTGATATCAGAAATTACTACTGGCTCCTGTGTCCGCAAGATTTCTTGCAACAAAGGATTATCTTTAATAGGAGATTTCGTTGAGTAAGGGAAATTTTGAGATATTAAGTCAAGATTAATATTTAAATTAGAATTCTGCCCTGGTTTGAATGTGTGGTCAGGATGTTGAAAAATATCATATAATCCCACACACTGAACAGCTTCATCTTCCTCTGTCCATAAAGACAGCGCACAGCCATCAACTTGTAAGGCCTGCCCTAATTGATGAGTAATTGCAGCAAAAATATCTTGTGGGTCTAAACTAGAGCGAATTGCGGTTGTAATCGTATTAATCAGTGCTTCTCGTTTCGCTAAAGCACGTACTTGTTCATAAGCATACGCTTGAGATAAAGCTAGCGCCGCCTGATCTGCCACCATTGTCACTAGCTGAATTTCTTCACTCCCCCAAAGGCGGGACTCGTGACACTGATGCAGTGCTAATACTGCTAACAATTCTTGTTGACAAATCAACGGTACAACTAAGCTAGAGCAAATATTCGCAGTAGCAAAAGCTTGTCCTCTTTGTTGTAGTACTGAATCGTCTCCTTTAATTCGCTCATCAGTAGCGACATCGTGAATTATCTGAACTTCACGGGTTTCCCAAACTGTTTGCGCTAATAAAGCCGCTGAAGCCGAGAAGGATGTGGCTGCTGTATCTCCTGAAATTTCTGATACTGTTTCTGTTTGTGTCCGGGACAGTTTTTGGTAGACAAATCCTTCGTCTGCTAACTGTTCATCTTGAAAAGGACGTAACAGGCAAACATCTACCTCTAACATGTGACCGACGGTATCGACAATTGCTTGCAAAATTTGCCGATAGTCTAAAGCACTGCGAATTGTATTAGTAACTGTATTCAGCAGCGATTCTTGGCGCAATGTGCGGGTGAGTTCGCGGGTGCGAGCTTTTAAAACATTGTGGGTATCCAAAGCTTGGCGTACCACTGCTTTGAGTTCTTCCGCTTCCCACGGTTTGGTGACATATTTGAACACCTTACCAGCGTTGATGGCTTCTACTAAGTCTTCGACATCAGTGTAGCCAGTCAAAATAATCCGAATAATATCTGGATATTGAGTTGCTGTCAGGCTCAAAAATTCCGTACCACTCATAATTGGCATCCGCTGATCGGAGATAATCACCGCGACTTCTCCTTCTTCTGCCAGCAGGTCTAGCGCCGCCGGGCCGGAGGTTGCCCGCAACACTTTATAATCACGATAAAAAGTACGGTAAAGCAAATCTAGGTTGTCTGGTTCGTCATCAACAACCAAAATTTTCGGCTTACTGTTTACTTGAGATTTCATGCACCGCTTTCCTGCTGCAACAGCAGTTGAATAAAGAATAATCTGCTCAGGAAGTAATTGGTCTGAATCAGGTGAGAGCAGAGCATTTTGCCCAATCGGGTTTTCTGGCTACACAAATGCTGGGTGTAAGAGTATCTACTCACAGTAATTAGCCTCAATCGGTGGTAATGTTTGCCACTGGCTCTGATACAGCACAGTTGTTGGGACGGTTATTTTTTGTACTACAGAGTAGATGCTTGCTTTTCAAGTCTTGTTTCACCTCCTATGAAAACCTTTGCGGATGACATACAACATTCAGGTCTGGTGGAAAAGCTAACTGAAGCTGCATATTAAGTTTGCCCTTTGTCGGCGTTGTAATAACATTTGCAAGTAAATTTTATTTATTTTGGTCATGGGAGAGTGAGCTAGGTCACAACGATGAGTGTTAAAGGCAAAGTATACTATTAGACCCATTACTTGTTCTAATTTAGCAATCATAACCACCAGTGAGAAAAGTGACATGGGGCTGTCACAGATTCATGCTGCTTTAACTATTACAGCATGTACTTAGTTTATCTAGGCGATCCCTAAAAAATAACTGCATTATTATCCTAAAAATGTTTGAGAGATTTTTTCAGTATAAATACGGTAGTAATTTATCTGTTTAGCCAGATTACTATATGGCTTTTTAGTTTTATAGTATAAAAATAATTCTTTATCCCACCCAGTAGAGACTTTGTATATAGCGTCTCTACCGGGTGGGAGTAGGAATACTATTTCTGAAAGCAACTTAGTATCATCCTCAGAAGTAGTCGAAAAGCGGTCTAATATCAGTGGTAGGTCTTTTTCCCCTAATAATTAATTCTGAGTTCTGAATTATTCAATGGTTATGACAATTGATGTTCTGAGTTGCCCAAAATGATGCTAAGTATGTTATTAACTTACAGAAGAACCTCAGCTACCGAAATAATTTCCTGATACTGCAAGTAAATGAAACAATTGTATTGAAGGTAGCAAACGGTGTTTTAGAATATTTGAGAAAATTTTTGTAAAATACAATTAACTAATAATAAACTAGCCTTGACATCCTGGTTTTTTGACTCATCTCACGAACAACCACTGACATCAGCCGCAAAACAAGCTGGTCAACAATTCCAAATTCGTGCAGCTACAGCTACCGATTTAACAGCTATTTCCCAGATTATTGCAGAAAGCTTTCACTCCCAAACCGGTTTCTGGGGATGGGCTTTTCCCTTGCTACGCCTGGGTATTTACGAAGACTTCAGAAATCGTTTATCCTCATCTGCACCCCATCATATTTGTTTAGTTGCTGTTCACACCACTGTTACTAGTGCTAATAATTTAGTGGGAACTGTAGAATTAGGGCTGCGTTTCCCTGATTCATGGAAGAAAAATGGCAGAAGTTTTATTTATCTGTCTAATTTGGCTGTTGACCAAAAATATCGGCGGCATGGTGTCGCCTCGAAGCTACTACTAAGTTGCGAAAAGCTTTGCCAGGAATGGGGTTTTCAAGATTTATATCTCCATGTTTTAGAAGATAACCATCAGGCACGGCAATTATATTTCAAATTAGGTTACAAGATGTGTAAAGTAGAATCTAATTGGAATTTTTTCTTTCTCCAGCAGCCTCGTCAAATCTTATTGCATAAACGCTTACAGCCAAATTCAGAGTGCTGATTTCTGAATTCTAAACCAGAA encodes the following:
- a CDS encoding response regulator, with translation MKSQVNSKPKILVVDDEPDNLDLLYRTFYRDYKVLRATSGPAALDLLAEEGEVAVIISDQRMPIMSGTEFLSLTATQYPDIIRIILTGYTDVEDLVEAINAGKVFKYVTKPWEAEELKAVVRQALDTHNVLKARTRELTRTLRQESLLNTVTNTIRSALDYRQILQAIVDTVGHMLEVDVCLLRPFQDEQLADEGFVYQKLSRTQTETVSEISGDTAATSFSASAALLAQTVWETREVQIIHDVATDERIKGDDSVLQQRGQAFATANICSSLVVPLICQQELLAVLALHQCHESRLWGSEEIQLVTMVADQAALALSQAYAYEQVRALAKREALINTITTAIRSSLDPQDIFAAITHQLGQALQVDGCALSLWTEEDEAVQCVGLYDIFQHPDHTFKPGQNSNLNINLDLISQNFPYSTKSPIKDNPLLQEILRTQEPVVISDISVCPLELKGLDLPVKKPARSLMVVPLLADGKCIGSITLREGRKIRQWLSSDIELAKAVAAQAAIAVQQSRLYQKTREQAERLLELDKQKTEFFQNISHEFRTPITLIQGPLESAVAAGEGLSHGQSAIALRNSRRLLRLVNQLLDLQRLDAGRMQPSFRPCDLVEFVSQIVESFRPYCEKKQLHLATDFGACPKVYLDMEKFDKVVYNLLSNAMKFTPEDGTISVTLQHHNEYCILQVQDTGIGIIQEQIPMLFERFRQAEGSENRSYEGSGLGLALVKELVELHGGKITVDSVYGEGTIFTLWLLTGHEHLPINQVLETPAELNTSRATVELADLELIEPTAEKLEHITKDVSAVLLNQNSAVNHYPVVADSSTQENSRHSILVVDDNPDLRTYVSDIIRRNGYQVHTARNGYEGFGVVQEIVPSLIVTDLMMPLVTGLEMIRMIRSDEKLKGIPIILLTAKVDEETRIESTEHGADAYLAKPFNDRELLAEVRNLLALKENERRVLELNTYLTESVLKRFLPSVLVQKAAAGDLTLDLRPEPRLITVLFSDIVGFTQLANTLRSRRVAELLNEYLECMTKVVFDNGGTVDKFMGDAILALYGAPEELTPNEQVRRAVNTARGMHRSLEQLNQRWRDQGVFESDGRSGVQFRCGIHQGTAVVGMFGSAERADYTAIGPSVNIAARLQAAAVPGTILVSAAVADYLQDEEITKGSPLKLKGVDETVLTFAVSPDLVVNR
- a CDS encoding GNAT family N-acetyltransferase, with amino-acid sequence MTSWFFDSSHEQPLTSAAKQAGQQFQIRAATATDLTAISQIIAESFHSQTGFWGWAFPLLRLGIYEDFRNRLSSSAPHHICLVAVHTTVTSANNLVGTVELGLRFPDSWKKNGRSFIYLSNLAVDQKYRRHGVASKLLLSCEKLCQEWGFQDLYLHVLEDNHQARQLYFKLGYKMCKVESNWNFFFLQQPRQILLHKRLQPNSEC